From the genome of Rhodothermales bacterium:
CCCCGGCACACCGGGGACGGTTGGATACACAGGCCCGGAGCTGTCTCCCCATCGGTGTCCGTACGCCCGGGTGGTTGTGGCGTATAGACTTCGCGGGGCTCCTGTGACTACATGAAACGCTACCTGGTAAGGGGCAAACGTATGTTCAAACACCTTTGCAGCTATAACTGGCTTCCGCTTCAGGTTAAATCCGACTGACCTGAATACGTTTCGCCGGCCGGCGGCCGGGTCAAAGTCGCGCCCTGCACGGGGGATGCGATTTGCTCAATTGGGCCTTGCGAAGTAGATTGGGGGATTCAGGATAACAGTCGCCCTCCACCGTTACCCCCCTGTGTCCCCCCATGGCCGACTACGAGTTCGTCACAACGTGGCGCATACCCGCGCCCGCGCAATTTGTCTGGGACGAGATCCACGATGTGGAGCACTGGCCCGATTGGTGGAAGGCCGTCGAACACGTAGATACCCTCGAGGCCGGGGATCAGATCGGTCTGGGCGGCTTGCGTCGCATCGTCTGGCGAGGCCCCCTTCCGTACCGGATCACCATCGATGTACGGGTTACGCGCATCGCACAGCCGACCATGCTGGAAGGTGTCGCCACGGGCGATCTTACCGGGTGGGGCTGCTGGCAACTGACCAGCGAAGGGCGCTCGACCATTGTCCGGTTTGATTGGCGGGTGGACGCTACCCGCCGCTGGATGCGTGTCCTCGCCCCGCATTTGCGACCGGCCGTCCGCTGGAACCACGACGCCGTCATGCGCGCTGGCTACAAAGGCCTCCTTCGGCGCCTCCAGAAGGAGCTCGTGCACTGACGCCTACGCCTGCAGAACATGAAACGAATCGCCATTATCGGTGGCGGCGTCGCCGGCCTCACCGCAGCCCTGGCACTGAAGGGCGACGAGATCGAAGTCGTCGTCTTCGAAAAAAGCCGCGGACTGGGGGGCCGGGTGGCCAGCCGAGGCCGGGCGGGTATCCGCTACGATCACGGCGCCAATTATTTCTGCGCCGACAGCGATCGAGTGCAAAAGTTGGTATATGCGGACTTGCCGTCGGTCGACCTCATCGAAATCGCCGCACCCGTGCAGCCGTTCCCTCAAACCGGCCCGGCGCCAGCTCTCATGCCGGCCCCCCGACGACTCAACTATCGCCACGGCATCAGTCAGCTGGCCAAGCTCCTGGGCGCGGCATCGGGCGCTTCGATAGAGCACGAGGTACAGATCGAACGCCTGATGCACGTGAAGAACGGCTGGCGCCTCATAGCGGAAGGAGAGCGGGTGTTTAATGACTTCGATGCCGTGCTCCTTACCCCGCCAGCCCCCCAATCTGCCGTTATCATCGAAACGAGCGAGATGGACGCCACGCTGCGGTACACGCTCTCGAAAGCGCTGCGAAAAGCCCGGTACGAGTCGCAGCTGTGCTTCGTACTTGGATACGAAAGATTGGATATGCTGGAAGTTGACTGGTACGCACAGGTGGATACCGAACGCCGGCGGCCCCTCTCCTGGCTGGCGATGGAACACGCCAAGGCCGGCCATGTCCCAGCCGGACAGCACGTTCTCCTGATTCAGATGGCCTCCTCCTGGAGCACGCGCCACTATCTGGAACCCTTCGACACGCTGTTGCCCGATGTGCTGACTCAGGTCCGCCAGCTACTTCCCGCCCTTCCCGAGCCCGCGTGGCACGACGCTCAGCGGTGGCGCTTCGCACGGGCAACAACGCCGGCGGACATCGAGGCGCTCGCTGTCGGTCGCCCGCAGGGCCTCTTCTTTGCCGGCGATGCGATCGCCTCCCGCTCTCGGGTCGAACGGGCCATCGAATCCGGCCTGGATGCCGCGGGTGAGATCCGACAGGCGCTGGGCGTGTGAGATCTACGGGTCTGTATCGGAGCGCGGCGAAGTACGGGTGGTGTGTTCGGCCAGGTTCTCGACAATACCAGGGAGGGCGTCGACGGTGTGTACGATCACCGCGGCGCCGGCCTCCCGTAGCCAGGCCTCCTCCTGGTCGGCCGCGGTTTCGTGCCCCGCTGAGACGCCAATCCCCCATACGCCGGCGGCGGCGGCGACTGTCATATCTTCGGAAGAGGCAGACACGAACGCCGTTTCCCCCGGTTCGATGGGCCGGCCCGCGGCATCGAGGATCGCCAGGGCGCGCAACAGAGGATATGGATCCAGGCCGCCGCGCCCATCCTGCGCCTCGCGGGTGATCAGCAGCGGGAAGTAGCGTTTCCACCCGAATCTCTCGAGAATCCACTGCACCTCGGCGTCCGGCCTCGACGAGACAATGACCATCACGCGGTCCGACCGCTGAAGCCGTTCCAGGGTGCGTACCTGCACGAGAGGGGTTTCTTCCAGGACGACGCCATCCCAATTTTCGCCCCGGTATCGGCGCTGGAACTCATCCGCGACGCGGCCGGCGGAGACCTGGATGCCGGCGTCCGCCACGATGGCCTGTGTGAGGCGCCAATCGTCCGCGAACCCTCCAAGGATTTTGTATCGTTGGAGGGTTCCCGGTTCGATCGGGCGACCCGTGAAGTGGGCTACCGTTTCCTCGACGGCGCGGCGATACGATCGCGAAACGTCGACCAGTACGCCGTCGATTTCAAAAAAGAGGGCCTGAAGCTTCACGATAGGGGGCCGAGGTTACGCGAGGCTCCGGGCGCCGTTCGTTACGAATTCATGACGATCAGGAACTCATCGTTATCCCGCGTGCCGCGCATCTTGTCGAGCAGGAAGTTCATCGACTGGACCGGATCCATATCGGCCAGCAGCTTCCTGAGGATCCAGACACGGCTGAGTTTGGCCTCGGGCAGCAACAGCTCTTCGCGACGGGTGCCGGACTTGACGGTATCCATCGCAGGGAAGATCCGGCGATCGGCCATTTCGCGGGAGAGCACGAGCTCCATGTTACCGGTGCCCTTGAACTCCTCGAAGATAACTTCGTCCATTCGACTTCCGGTGTCGATGAGCGCTGTCCCGATGATGGTCAGCGACCCTCCTTCTTCCACATTTCGCGCCGCGCCAAAGAAGCGCTTGGGGCCGCGGAGTGCGCCGGCTTCGATACCGCCCGAGAGGGTTTTGCCCGTATTCGGCGCTACCGCGTTGTGTGCACGCGCCAGGCGGGTGATGGAGTCGAGCAGGATGATGACATCCTGGCCCGCCTCCACGAGGCGCTTGGCTTTTTCGAGCACGATGTCGGCCACTTCCACG
Proteins encoded in this window:
- a CDS encoding SRPBCC family protein is translated as MADYEFVTTWRIPAPAQFVWDEIHDVEHWPDWWKAVEHVDTLEAGDQIGLGGLRRIVWRGPLPYRITIDVRVTRIAQPTMLEGVATGDLTGWGCWQLTSEGRSTIVRFDWRVDATRRWMRVLAPHLRPAVRWNHDAVMRAGYKGLLRRLQKELVH
- a CDS encoding FAD-dependent oxidoreductase, translating into MKRIAIIGGGVAGLTAALALKGDEIEVVVFEKSRGLGGRVASRGRAGIRYDHGANYFCADSDRVQKLVYADLPSVDLIEIAAPVQPFPQTGPAPALMPAPRRLNYRHGISQLAKLLGAASGASIEHEVQIERLMHVKNGWRLIAEGERVFNDFDAVLLTPPAPQSAVIIETSEMDATLRYTLSKALRKARYESQLCFVLGYERLDMLEVDWYAQVDTERRRPLSWLAMEHAKAGHVPAGQHVLLIQMASSWSTRHYLEPFDTLLPDVLTQVRQLLPALPEPAWHDAQRWRFARATTPADIEALAVGRPQGLFFAGDAIASRSRVERAIESGLDAAGEIRQALGV
- a CDS encoding HAD hydrolase-like protein, with amino-acid sequence MKLQALFFEIDGVLVDVSRSYRRAVEETVAHFTGRPIEPGTLQRYKILGGFADDWRLTQAIVADAGIQVSAGRVADEFQRRYRGENWDGVVLEETPLVQVRTLERLQRSDRVMVIVSSRPDAEVQWILERFGWKRYFPLLITREAQDGRGGLDPYPLLRALAILDAAGRPIEPGETAFVSASSEDMTVAAAAGVWGIGVSAGHETAADQEEAWLREAGAAVIVHTVDALPGIVENLAEHTTRTSPRSDTDP